From one Esox lucius isolate fEsoLuc1 chromosome 11, fEsoLuc1.pri, whole genome shotgun sequence genomic stretch:
- the LOC105009117 gene encoding immunoglobulin lambda-1 light chain, protein MLGTLCTFITALTGVHGAIVLTQKPSVQTKTTGQEVTMECNIGRYDGNYVHWYKQVPGGVTQYVLRYRYGVSSPSYGTGFSSSRFNSKSTSDLDYQLIIKQVESGDSAVYYCQTYDDTDSEFVSQITVVFGQGTKLIVTDGDLGTPAVTLFPPSTEDLKSSKTTLVCLTSNLSERSKGLVDVSWTSNGQSVTDVSTSPAEQQPDKTFKISSYLTINTEEWDKDVLFTCKVSFGSKFSEKEIRKSSCSV, encoded by the exons ATGCTGGGGACACTCTGCACTTTCATCACTGCTCTAACTG GTGTTCATGGTGCGATTGTATTGACCCAGAAGCCCTCTGTCCAGACCAAGACCACAGGACAGGAGGTCACTATGGAGTGTAACATTGGCAGATATGATGGAAACTATGTCCATTGGTATAAACAGGTTCCTGGTGGGGTTACTCAGTATGTCCTGAGATATAGATACGGTGTCAGTTCTCCCTCCTATGGGACAGGATTCTCCTCCAGTCGGTTCAACTCTAAATCCACATCAGATTTAGATTATCAGTTGATCATTAAACAGGTGGAGTCAGGAGACTCAGCAGTGTATTACTGTCAGACATATGATGATACTGATAGTGAGTTCGTATCACA AATCACTGTGGTATTCGGACAAGGAACCAAGCTCATTGTCACTG ATGGAGATCTTGGTACCCCTGCTGTGACCCTGTTCCCTCCATCTACTGAAGACCTCAAGTCCAGTAAAACAACCCTGGTGTGTCTGACTAGTAACCTGTCTGAGAGGTCCAAGGGGTTAGTAGATGTCAGCTGGACTTCTAACGGTCAATCGGTGACAGATGTTTCTACCAGCCCTGCTGAGCAACAACCAGACAAAACCTTCAAGATCAGCAGCTATCTGACCATTAACACTgaagagtgggacaaggacGTCCTGTTCACATGTAAAGTGTCATTTGGGTCGAAATTCTCTGAGAAAGAGATCAGAAAGTCTAGTTGCAGTGTGTAA